The Palleronia sp. THAF1 genome contains the following window.
CAGCCCTTCAACGTGATCGGCGTGGTGGTGGGTTATCCAGACCTCGTCCAGCGACCAGTCGCGACGGTCAAGCTCTGCCAGGATCGGCGCGGCTTCGGGCGCGTCCACAAGGGCGGTCTTGCCGTCCGCGCGTACGAGAAAGGCGTAGTTGTCGCTGCGACAGGCAACGGTCACGATGTCGATACGCATTTGGATTGATCCCTAGATCCTATAGTGTTCGACAGACACGGTAACGCAGGAGCGGCACGCGGCAATGCATCTTGATGTAACGGACCTGCGCAATTTCTATTATCGCTCCCGGTTGGGGCGGGCGGCGCAGTCCGCGATCCGCGACCAGGTGTCGCGATTCTGGCCGGACGTGACGGGCGATACGCTGATCGGCCTTGGGTTCGCGGTGCCATTGCTGCGCCCGATGATGGGGCAGGCGCGGCGGACCATTGCGCTGATGCCGGGCGCGCAGGGGGTGATGGCGTGGCCGCGCGGGCAGGATAACATTTCGGTCCTGTGCGAAGAGACGCTGTTGCCGATCCAGACGGGATTCGCCGACCGCCTGATCTGTCTGCATGGGTTGGAGACGTCAGAAACGCCGGGACGTCTGTTGCAGGAATGCTACCGTATCCTTGGCCCCGGTGGGCGGGCGTTGTTCATCGTGCCGAACCGGGCGGGGCTGTGGTCACGCAACGACAAGACGCCCTTCGGTTTTGGACGGCCTTATTCGCTGGGCCAGCTGGAAGCGTTGCTGCGGGACTATGACTTTAACCCGCAACGTCACGCGGCGGCCCTGTATCAACCGGTGTCGGAACAGCGGTTCTGGCTGCGATCCGGCCCCATGATCGAAAGATGGGGGCGCAACATCACGGGTCGTTTTGCAGGCGGCGCACTGATGGTCGAAGCGACCAAGCAGGTGCCGGCCCGGGCCGGTGGCTTGGGGATCAGGGTTGCCCGGCCCGCTCGGGCGACGGCTCCGGCGGGGCAGCCGGTTCCAAGCCGGGTGATCGCGGGCTGACGAATAGACGAGGAAACCTTCGGAACCGCACGTGATTGCGCCATCAAGCAGTTGCGACCCCCGAAACCCTCTGCTAGATCGACTGCGATTTCGACGGGGGGTTCAAGAACAGGCCCTTCTAAGACCCGACACCTTCTCTCTCTGGCCCGCCGGGTCTGGGGGAGTGTGGTGCGAGCAACATCGAAAGGGTGGACGTGTCCGAACCGGCTTCGATCTCTACTGGCATCGCCCAACGCTATGCCACCGCCATTTTTGAATTGGCCAAGGAAGATAATGCGCTTGACCAGATCGCCAATGACGCGGACGCGCTTGTCGCCGCGCATAACGAAAGCGCCGACTTTCGCGATCTGATCCACTCGCCGATCTACGGCCGGGATGAGCAGACCGCCGCCATCGCTGCGATCGCCGCGAAGATGAACCTGCATCCCATGATGCAGAACACGCTGCGCCTTATGGCGCAGAAGCGTCGTCTCTTCGTGGTTCGTGAACTGTCCCGCCAGCTGCGCGAGATGATCGCCGCAGAGCGTGGCGAGGTGACCGCTGAAGTGACCGCCGCGACCGAACTGTCGGACGCGCAACGCCAGAATCTCGCCGCCGCCTTGAAAGAGGCCGTCGGTCAGGACGTGAATATCAATCTTGCCGTCGACGAGAGCCTTATCGGCGGTCTCGTTGTCAGGGTGGGTTCGAAGATGATCGACACGTCGATCAAGTCGAAACTCGCCTCCCTCCAGAACACCATGAAAGAGGTCGGATAATGGGCATCCAAGCTTCCGAGATTTCCTCGATCCTGAAGGATCAGATCAAGAACTTCGGCCAGGAAGCCGAAGTCGCCGAGGTTGGCCGCGTGCTGTCCGTCGGTGACGGTATCGCCCGTGTCTATGGCCTTGATAACGTTCAGGCCGGCGAGATGGTCGAGTTTCCGGGCGGCATCCAGGGCATGGCCCTGAACCTTGAGACCGACAACGTCGGCGTCGTGATCTTCGGCACCGACCGCGACATCAAGGAAGGCGACACCGTAAAGCGCACCAACGCCATCGTGGACGTGGGCGTTGGTGACGACATGCTGGGCCGCGTTGTCGATGGTCTGGGCAACCCGATCGACGGCAAGGGCGAGATCAACTACGCCGAGCGCCGCGTCGCCGACGTGAAGGCGCCGGGCATCATGCCCCGCAAGTCGGTGCACGAGCCCATGGCCACGGGCCTCAAGGCCATCGACGCCATGATCCCGATCGGCCGTGGCCAGCGCGAGCTGATCATCGGTGACCGTCAGACCGGCAAGACCGCCGTGGCGCTGGACGCGATCCTGAACCAGAAAAGCTACAACGACGCCGCCGGCGACGATGAGAGCAAGAAGCTGTACTGCATCTACGTCGCTATCGGTCAGAAGCGTTCGACCGTCGCGCAGCTGGTGAAGAAGCTCGAAGAGACGGGTGCCATCGAGTACACGACTATCGTGTCTGCGACCGCGTCCGAACCTGCGCCGATGCAGTACCTCGCCCCTTACACCGCAACAGCGATGGCCGAATACTATCGCGATAACGGCCGCCATGCGCTGATCATCTACGATGACCTGTCGAAGCAGGCCGTGGCCTACCGTCAGATGTCGCTGCTGCTGCGTCGTCCGCCGGGCCGTGAAGCCTATCCGGGTGATGTGTTCTACCTGCACTCGCGCCTGCTGGAGCGGTCCGCCAAGCTGAACGAAGACAACGGCTCGGGTTCGCTGACGGCGCTGCCGATCATCGAAACGCAGGGCGGCGACGTGTCGGCCTTTATTCCGACGAACGTGATCTCGATCACCGATGGCCAGATCTTCCTGGAAACGGACCTGTTCTATCAGGGCATCCGTCCCGCCGTGAACACCGGTCTGTCGGTGTCTCGCGTTGGATCGTCGGCGCAGACCAAGGCCATGGCCTCTGTCGCCGGTCCGGTGAAACTGTCGCTCGCCCAGTATCGCGAGATGGCGGCCTTCGCGCAGTTCGGTTCGGACCTGGATGCGGCCACGCAGCGTCAGCTGAACCGGGGCAAGCGCCTGACCGAACTGATGAAGCAGAAGCAGTATTCGCCGCTGTCGAACGCCGAAATCGTCTGTATCATCTTCGCGGGTACGTCCGGTTACCTTGACGATGTCGCAGTGAGCGATGTGCAGCGTTGGGAAGACGGCTTGATCAGCTTCCTGCACGCCAAACATCAGGACACGATCGACTGGATCACCAACGAAGATCCGAAGATCAAAGGCGATGCCGCCGACCGTCTGAAGAAGGTGCTCGACGAGTATTCGGCGGACTTCTCGTAAGCGGACGCGGATAGGAGGGACGGCTGAATGCCTAACCTGAAGGATCTCAAGAACCGGATCTCGTCGGTCAAGAATACGCGCAAGATCACCAAGGCCATGCAAATGGTTGCGGCGGCGAAACTGCGTCGTGCTCAAGAGGCCGCAGAGAACGCGCGCCCCTACGCCGAGCAATTCGATCAAGTGATGGGCCAGCTGGCGGCGGGCGTGGGCGGTAGCGATACCGCGCCCCTGCTGCTGCGTGGCACCGGCAAGGAAGAGGTCTTCCTGCTGGTCGTCATGACGGCGGAAAAAGGTCTGTGCGGTGGTTTCAACACCAACATCGCCAAGAAAGCGATCGAGCGGATCGAAGATCTGAAGAAGCGCGGCAAGACGGTGAAGATCATCACTGTCGGCAAGAAGGGCCGTGCTGTTCTCAAGCGTCGTTACGAGGACATGCTGATCGACCACGTCGATATGACCGATGTCAAAACGGTCGGCTACGGCAACGCGCAAGAGATCGCGCAGGACGTGCTGACCCGCTTCGACGGTGGTGAGTTCGACGTCGCCTACATCTACTACGGCGAGTTCGAGAACGTCATCACGCAGCACCCGACCGAGCAGCAGATCGTCCCCGCAAGCTACGATGCGCCGGAAGACGATGCGACGTCGAACAGCACGGTTTACGAGTACGAGCCGTCGGAAGAAGCGATCCTTGCGGATCTTCTGCCGCGCGGTGTGGCGACGCAGATTTTCGCGGCGCTGCTGGAAAACGCGGCGTCCGAACAAGGCGCGCGCATGAGCGCCATGGACAACGCGACCCGCAACGCGGACGACATGATCGAAGACCTGAACCGCGAATACAACCGTACCCGCCAGGCCGTCATCACCAACGAGCTGATCGAAATCATTTCGGGCGCCGAGGCGCTCTAGGACGAACCGGAGAAACACCATGGCTGTAGCCAAAGGCAAGATTACGCAGGTCATCGGCGCCGTTGTCGACGTTCAGTTCGACGACGCCCTGCCCGAGATCCTCAACGCGCTGGAAACCGAGAACAACGGCAAGCGCCTCGTTCTGGAAGTCGCCCAGCACCTGGGCGAGAACACCGTCCGCACCATCGCCATGGACGGGTCGGAAGGCCTCGTTCGTGGTCAGGAAGTGCGCGACACCGGCGGCCCGATCATGATGCCGGTCGGCCCCAACACGCTGGGCCGCATCCTGAACGTCGTGGGTGAGCCCGTGGACGAGGGCGCTGCGGTTGAAACCGAAGAATACCGCGCCATTCACCAGCCCGCGCCCGAGTTCGCGCAGCAGTCCACCAGCTCTGAAGTTCTGGTGACGGGCATCAAGGTCATCGATCTGCTGGCCCCCTACGCCAAGGGCGGTAAGATCGGCCTCTTCGGTGGTGCCGGTGTGGGCAAGACCGTTCTGATCATGGAATTGATCAACAACATCGCCAAGGTGCACTCGGGCTATTCGGTGTTCGCCGGCGTGGGCGAGCGAACGCGAGAGGGCAACGACCTCTACCACGAGATGGTGGAATCGAACGTCATCAAGCCCGACAACCTGCCCGACAGCCAAGTGGCGCTGGTCTACGGCCAGATGAACGAGCCTCCGGGTGCGCGTATGCGCGTCGCCCTGTCGGGTCTGACGCTGGCCGAGTACTTCCGCGACCAGTCCGGTTCGGACGTTCTGTTCTTCGTCGACAACATCTTCCGCTTCACGCAGGCGGGTTCGGAAGTGTCCGCTCTGCTGGGTCGTATCCCCTCTGCCGTGGGCTACCAGCCGACGCTGGCCACCGACATGGGCGCCATGCAGGAACGGATCACCTCGACCAAGTCCGGCTCGATCACCTCGATCCAGGCCGTCTACGTGCCGGCAGACGACCTGACCGACCCCGCACCCGCCACGACCTTCGCGCACCTCGACGCGCAGACGGTTCTGAACCGCTCGATCTCGGAAAAGGGTATCTACCCGGCCGTGGACCCGCTGGACAGCTCATCGCGTCTGATGGACCCGCAGGTTCTGGGCGAAGAGCACTACCAAGTGGCGCGTGACGTGCAGAACACGCTGCAGCGCTACAAGGAACTGCAGGACATCATCGCCATTCTGGGCATGGACGAACTGTCGGAAGACGACAAGCTGGCCGTCGCCCGTGCACGTAAGATCGAGCGCTTCCTGTCGCAGCCATTCGACGTGGCGCAGGTCTTTACCGGTTCGCCCGGCGTGCAGGTGTCGCTGGAGGACACGATCTCGTCCTTCAAGGCCGTTGTCGCGGGTGAGTACGATCACCTGCCCGAAGGCGCGTTCTACATGGTCGGCGGCATCGACGAGGTCAAAGCCAAGGCCGAGAAGATGAGCGAAGAAGCCTGAAGCTGATACGGGTCGCGGTGGTCCGCGACCCGACACCCCAAGCCGGAGACCGATCATGGCCGACATGATGCAATTCGACCTCGTCAGCCCCGAACGCCGCGTCGCGTCCTATAAGGCGTCTGCCGTGTCCATTCCGGGTACCGAAGGCAACATGACCGCGATGCCGAACCACGCGCCGCTGATCACCACCCTGCGCCCCGGTGTGCTGCATGTGGAAGGCGAGAAGGGGGCCGAAGAGTACATCGTAACGGGTGGCTTCGCGCAGATCACGCCCGAAGGTATCTCTGTGCTGGCCGAGGAAAGCTACCACCGCAACGAGATGAGCCAAGAAATCCTGGATCGCATGTTGGAAACCGCCGCCGAGCGTCAGCGCAAGGCTGTTGAAGCCTCGCACAACGAGCCTGGCCCGGCGGACGACGCGGCCAAGCTGATGGCAGACATGGTCGCCATGGGCACGCACATCGGCCTGTCGCCGAAGCAATCCAATCTCTGACCCAGCAGGGCGTTCGCTGACGCGAGCGCCCGATGCAACGAGCCATGTCTGAATCCCTTTCCTACATTTCCATCGACCAAGGGCGCGAACAGTTGTTTTCGCACTTCGATACCGATGGAGAGATGTGGACCGGAAGCGGGCCGCGGCAGGTTAGCACCCGAATAACGTTCAATAACGCTTTCGCCGGTCCCCCAGCGGTAAATGTATCTATCAGCATGTGGGACGTAGGGCGGTCTGCCAATCTTCGGGCTGAAATCCTTGCGCAAAACATCAGTTCCGATGGCTTCGACATGGTGTTCCGCACGTGGGGTGACAGCCAGATCGCCCGGATCGGTGCCGATTGGATCGCCATTGGGGCTGCCGTCGATCCGACGCTTTGGCAGGTGGACGGGGCCTAACGATTTCACGGTAGCGCCTTATCGTCGACGCCTTTGGGCTGGAGAAGAGAGCCAACCGTCGCAACGCCCGTGCTGCTTATGTTTTCTCTTCGCCGTTCCATTCTGTATCAGCTCGCCGCAGGCGTGTTCGCGCTGATTGCGCTGTTCTGCGCGCTGAACTGGATGATTGGTGGCTATGTCGCCATGCAGCGCGCCGCCGATCTGAAGCTGACGTTGACCGAAATGCTCCCCGGAAGCGATAGGCCGATCTCGGCCATCGTTCGAATTTTCCCCGCAAGCTTTGACGCGACAGAAAGAACCTTGGATGCCTACGCACTCGATGCGACCAGCATATCGGTCGCCCGCGTGGTCGTTCCCGAAGGCTTCGCTGTTCCGGCAGAGGATTGGACCCGGCGCGGGGACGGAACCGCATTGGTTCGCATGACTGTTTGGCGCGATGAGGAAACAGGGAGCCTTGTGCTGGATGAACCCGGTTTCCAATCCCAAGCCTCTGACTGGTCCATCTTCACAGGCATCGGCCTAACGGCGGCCATCATCAATGGAACCGTGGCTGTCGTTCTGATTATCCTATCGGTTCAGGCCTCCGCGGTGCCGTCGCAGGCCCCAAGTCATCGCCCGAGCAACGCCCGACCGCGCAGCGCGAAATCGGTGCGGGCCGCCCGGCGGTTTGCAGCACTTGAAGCGCAGGACCGGCTGAACACGACCTCATCGAAGGTCTAGAACGCGACTTCGACGCCAGGCAACTTGAGCGCCTTGATCAGGTCGCGCAGCTCTTGTCGGGCGGCCACGTTCGACAGGTTCAGCCCGCCGACACCTATGTCCTTCAGGTCGAGCAGCGTCAAACCACGCGGGAACAGCTCTCGGAAGATGACACGCTCGGAGAACCCGGGAGCTGCGCGGAAACCGATCCGCTTGGCAAGGTTGTCCACCGCCTCTGCCATGCGCTTTTTGTTGCGCATCTGCTGCGGTCCCAGACGGTTGCGCACCACGATCCAGTCGATCGGCGGCAGCCCGGCGCGAGCGCGCAATTGACGGGCGTTCCAGACCATTTCGGAATAGACCGAGGGGCCGAGAATACGGTTGGTCTGTCCGTCCACCTTTGCCAGCAAGTCGAAGTCCACGAAGCTGTCATTCAGCGGCGTAATCAGCGTGTCAGCCAAAGAGTGCGCCACTTGGCTAAGACGAGTGTGCGAACCGGGGCAGTCGATCAGTATGAAGTCTACGCGATCTTCCAGGCCGGCCACTGCCATCGACAGCCGCGTGTCGTGGATGTTCTCGCCTTCCGGAACATCTTCGGCTTTCAGCTCTGGCAGCAGCCGATATTCAGGGATCGGCAGCTCCATGCCCGTCGCTTTGTTGTGGGCGATGCGGTTCTCGACGTAGCGACCGAAGCTTTGCTGGCGCAGGTCCAGATCCAGCGCGCCGACCCTATGGCCCATACGCTCTAGCGCAGTCGCGACGTGCATAGAGGTCGTGGACTTGCCCGATCCGCCCTTCTCGTTTCCGACGACGATGATGTGCGCCATGTGCTGCCTGTCCCGTTCGTTTTGCGGCGTTATATGGGCGGATCGCCGCCAATGGAAGCGGTTGGGCAGAGCGGTCTGCCATTCGGGGCAGGGCAGGCACACAAAAGCAAAACGCCGCCCCGGTCAGGGCGGCGTTTGCCGAAAATCGAACGGGGGAGGGTTTAGAAGCCCAGGCCCTCGTACTTCTTTTTGAACTTCGAAACGCGGCCGCCGGTGTCCATCAGGCGGGTCGAACCGCCGGTCCAGGCGGGGTGTACGGAGGGGTCGATGTCCAGAGAGATCTGGTCGCCTTCCTTGCCGTAGGTCGAGCGCATCTGGACGACATCGCCGTTGACCAGCTTGACGTCGACCACGTGGTAGTCGGGATGGATATCCTTTTTCATCGGGTCGCTCCTTACTTGCTGGCGCTGTCGCCGGACTTCGGCGCGCGGTAGTTGGTCTGTTCGACGATACGGGCCGACTTGCCGCGACGCTCGCGCAGGAAGTACAGCTTGGAACGGCGGACGCGGCCACGACGGACGACGTGGATCGACTCGATGTTCGTGGAATACAGCGGGAAGACGCGCTCGACGCCCTCACCGAAGCTGATCTTGCGAACCGTGAACGAGCCGGCGATGCCTTTGCCGTTCTTGCGGCTGATGCAGACGCCTTCGTAATTCTGAACGCGGGTGCGGGTGCCCTCGGTCACCTTGTAGCCCACGCGAATGGTATCACCGGCCTTGAAGTCCGGGATCTCTTTGCCGAGCTCTTCGATCTGCTCGGCTTCGATCTGTGCGATCAGGTCCATGCCTAACGCTCCTTCGTTGCCCAGGGTTTTCCCCGGAGATTGATTACCACCTCAGAGCTCTCGGTCTTCGTCCGGGTCCAAGCCGCGCGCTGCGCAGTATGCCCGCCAGAGATCAGGTCGTCGTTCTTTCGTCAGCCTTTCGGCCATTGCGCGGCGCCAGTCTTCGATCTTGCCGTGGTGCCCCGAAAGAAGAATCTCGGGGATGTCATGGCCGGACCAGTGCGCGGGCTTCGTGTACTGGGGATGCTCCAGCAGGTTGTCGGAGTGGGACTCCTGTTCCGTGCTGGCCTGATTCCCAAGCACGCGCGGTATAAGGCGGACCGTCGCGTCAAGCAAGGCCTGCGCCGCGATCTCTCCTCCCGTCAGAACATAGTCGCCTAGGCTGATTTCCTCGATGCGGTGATGGTCCAGAACGCGTTGGTCCACACCTTCGAAACGCCCGCACAGAAGGGTGACGCCCTTGGTCTGGGACAGACGCTCGGCCGTGCGCTGTGTGAAGGGCGCACCACGGGGCGACAGGTAGATCACGGGCCATTCCGCCCGGTCGTCCGGCGTGCCTTGAGCGGCTTCTCGCAGGGCTGCGCTGACGACATCGGGGCGCAGGACCATGCCCGCACCGCCGCCTGCGGGGGTGTCGTCCACGTTGCGGTGCCGTCCCTCGCCGAAGCGACGCAGGTCGATGGGAGTCAGCCGCCACAGTCCGTCCTCCAGCGCCTTGCCGGTCAGACTAAGCCCCAACGTGCCGGGAAAGGCCTGCGGAAACAGGGTGATGACGCGCGCGTCCCACGTGTGCGCATCCGACGGCACTTCGGCCATGAGATCACGCGGTTGCAGGTTGGCGCGGGCCGACAGGCGGCCGTGGGATTTGGTCGGGGCGGGCATCGCAACCGGGTGGCCCCGGTTGCGGCCCAAGTCAAGGGTCAGGCGATGGCGACGACCCCAAGAACCAGCAGAAGGAACAGGACCAGCGCGATGCCGATGAGAACCTTGGCGGCTGATAGGGCAACGCCGGAAATGCGGCCGAAGCCAAGAAGCGCTGCGATGGCGGCGACGGCCAGCAGGATAAGAATGAGTTGAAGCATGGGACGGGCAATCTTTAAAGGGTGACTGGCAGAGCAACGGATCGCTGCCCTGCCTGTTCCTTCACGAAAAGATGCCCTCTGGCGGGTCTATCACAAGCCTGCCCCCGGCCAGATCGACTGTCGGGACGAAGGCTTGGGTGAACGGCAGCAACACAGGCTCGGTTTGACCATTTGCTGCAATCTCCAGCAGATCACCGGCCCCTTGTTCGATCACGGCTTTCACTTTTCCGACAATCGTGCCGCCCGTATCGACGACATCCAGTCCGATCAGATCGGCGTGGTAGAACTCGTCGTCATCCGGGTCTGGCAGGCGCTCTCGGGGAGCGTAGAGGCGGACGCCTTTCAGCGCGTCGCCCTCTTCTTTCTTCGCAACGCCTGACAACCGTGCGGAGAACCCGTTCTTTATCGCCCCATTCAGCGTGACATCGAAGGTCCGCCCATCGTCGGTGACAAGCGGCGCGTAGGCCGCGATGGCTTCCGGCTGGGCGCAGAAGCTTTTCAGACGAACGTCACCACGAACGCCGAACGATCCGGCGATCTGACCTACGCAGACAAGGGAATCGGCCATCGCGCGCTCCGTTCATGAAATTGAAAGGCCCCGCGCCGTAGGGTGCGGGGCCGTTCGCTGGGCAGGATCACTCTGCGGTTTCTTCCGCAGGGGTCTCTTCGGCAGGAGCGTTGGCGGCTTCGGCGCGGGCCGTGGCCTTGTCGGCACGCTCTTGCGCGCGCTCTTCGGCCTTCTTGCCCGGCTTGGCTTTCTGCATGTTGGCGCGTTCTTTCTTCTCGATCACGCCAGCGGCTTCGAGGAAGCGAGAAATGCGGTCGGTGGGCTGTGCGCCTTCGCTCAACCAGTACTTCACGCGCTCCATGTCCATCTTCACGCGGTCTTCGCTGTCCTTAGGCAGAAGCGGGTTGTAGGTGCCCAGCTTTTCCACGAAGCGGCCATCGCGGGCCATACGGGTGTCGGCGGCGACGATGGAATAGTGGGGGCGCTTCTTGGAGCCGCCACGGGCGAGCCGGATTTTCATAGCCATGTTATTGATCTCCTGAGATTTTACGGTGGTTGTCTTTGACCCGGTCAACGACCAGGGCCAGGATTTGCAGGGCGAGGGCGGGATCGACGCCCGTCTCCTCGGCCAGTGCTTCGATGCGGGCGCGTTGTTGCGCTTCGCGGGATTCGTCGAGGGGCGGCAGACCGCCAGTCGCCTTGAGCGCGCCGACCTGATCGGTGTTGCGAAAACGCTCGGCAAGGGTGTGGATCAGGATCGCATCCAGCTGGTCGATGCGGTCGCGCAGGGTTTGAAGGTCGGTCATGGGTGCACCCACACTTCACAGCCCGCGTCATGGGCCGCGCGCTCGCCATCGGTAGTTGCGCCCAATCGGCGGGCGACGGCTTGGCTGGGGGCATTGTCCGGGTCGATGTAGCTGACAAGACGGGCCGGAGGCAGGGTGGCTGCCGCCCAATCGCGCGCGGCGGTCGCGGCTTCTGTGACGAAACCTTGGCCTCGATCCGTAAACAGCACCCAGCCGATTTCGCGGTCGAAATGGACGGGGGGATGGTGAACGCCGGTCATGCCGATGACAGCGCCGGTATCGCGGCGTTCGATGAAGAACCAGCCGTAGCCCATCAACGCCCAGTGGCCTGTTATTCCGGCAAAAGCACGCCACAGATCTTTGCCAGCGAAAGGCCCGCCGACGAAGACCGAGTCTTCAGACGTGTAAAACGCCGCATAGACGTCGAAATCCGCCATCGTCGGAAGACGCAACGTCAGGCGGTCCGTCGTCAGGACCGGGCCAGAGATATGGGCGAGGGCGGTGCTCACTTCTTCTTCCCGAAGCCCGACAAGCCGGGGGGTAGGCCACCGCCGCCGCCGAAGGGATTCTGGCCGCCGCCAAACGGGTTGCCGCCGCCCATGCCGGGAATGCCGCCTTTGCCCATCTGGGCCTGCGCCTGGGCGATCTGTTCTTCCGAGGGGCCACCCTTGCCCATCATCCCGGCCATGGCCTTCTTGAGCATGCCGCCCTTGCCCATCTTCTTCATCATATCCGCCATCTGACGGTGCATCTTCAGAAGCTTGTTCAGTTCGGACACTTCCAGACCCGCGCCCTTCGCGATCCGCTTCTTGCGGGAGGCCTGCAGGATCTGCGGGTTGGCGCGTTCCTTCTTGGTCATGGACTGGATCAGGGCGATCTGGCGGGTGAACACCTTGTCGTCCATGCCCGATTCCTGGACCTGCTTGGCCATCTTGTTCATGCCGGGCATCATGCCCATC
Protein-coding sequences here:
- the rplS gene encoding 50S ribosomal protein L19, translated to MDLIAQIEAEQIEELGKEIPDFKAGDTIRVGYKVTEGTRTRVQNYEGVCISRKNGKGIAGSFTVRKISFGEGVERVFPLYSTNIESIHVVRRGRVRRSKLYFLRERRGKSARIVEQTNYRAPKSGDSASK
- the rpmE gene encoding 50S ribosomal protein L31; protein product: MKKDIHPDYHVVDVKLVNGDVVQMRSTYGKEGDQISLDIDPSVHPAWTGGSTRLMDTGGRVSKFKKKYEGLGF
- the atpD gene encoding F0F1 ATP synthase subunit beta, encoding MAVAKGKITQVIGAVVDVQFDDALPEILNALETENNGKRLVLEVAQHLGENTVRTIAMDGSEGLVRGQEVRDTGGPIMMPVGPNTLGRILNVVGEPVDEGAAVETEEYRAIHQPAPEFAQQSTSSEVLVTGIKVIDLLAPYAKGGKIGLFGGAGVGKTVLIMELINNIAKVHSGYSVFAGVGERTREGNDLYHEMVESNVIKPDNLPDSQVALVYGQMNEPPGARMRVALSGLTLAEYFRDQSGSDVLFFVDNIFRFTQAGSEVSALLGRIPSAVGYQPTLATDMGAMQERITSTKSGSITSIQAVYVPADDLTDPAPATTFAHLDAQTVLNRSISEKGIYPAVDPLDSSSRLMDPQVLGEEHYQVARDVQNTLQRYKELQDIIAILGMDELSEDDKLAVARARKIERFLSQPFDVAQVFTGSPGVQVSLEDTISSFKAVVAGEYDHLPEGAFYMVGGIDEVKAKAEKMSEEA
- a CDS encoding F0F1 ATP synthase subunit gamma, which codes for MPNLKDLKNRISSVKNTRKITKAMQMVAAAKLRRAQEAAENARPYAEQFDQVMGQLAAGVGGSDTAPLLLRGTGKEEVFLLVVMTAEKGLCGGFNTNIAKKAIERIEDLKKRGKTVKIITVGKKGRAVLKRRYEDMLIDHVDMTDVKTVGYGNAQEIAQDVLTRFDGGEFDVAYIYYGEFENVITQHPTEQQIVPASYDAPEDDATSNSTVYEYEPSEEAILADLLPRGVATQIFAALLENAASEQGARMSAMDNATRNADDMIEDLNREYNRTRQAVITNELIEIISGAEAL
- a CDS encoding DUF1328 family protein, encoding MLQLILILLAVAAIAALLGFGRISGVALSAAKVLIGIALVLFLLLVLGVVAIA
- a CDS encoding F0F1 ATP synthase subunit delta, with the translated sequence MDVSEPASISTGIAQRYATAIFELAKEDNALDQIANDADALVAAHNESADFRDLIHSPIYGRDEQTAAIAAIAAKMNLHPMMQNTLRLMAQKRRLFVVRELSRQLREMIAAERGEVTAEVTAATELSDAQRQNLAAALKEAVGQDVNINLAVDESLIGGLVVRVGSKMIDTSIKSKLASLQNTMKEVG
- the trmD gene encoding tRNA (guanosine(37)-N1)-methyltransferase TrmD; translated protein: MPAPTKSHGRLSARANLQPRDLMAEVPSDAHTWDARVITLFPQAFPGTLGLSLTGKALEDGLWRLTPIDLRRFGEGRHRNVDDTPAGGGAGMVLRPDVVSAALREAAQGTPDDRAEWPVIYLSPRGAPFTQRTAERLSQTKGVTLLCGRFEGVDQRVLDHHRIEEISLGDYVLTGGEIAAQALLDATVRLIPRVLGNQASTEQESHSDNLLEHPQYTKPAHWSGHDIPEILLSGHHGKIEDWRRAMAERLTKERRPDLWRAYCAARGLDPDEDREL
- the rimM gene encoding ribosome maturation factor RimM (Essential for efficient processing of 16S rRNA), whose amino-acid sequence is MADSLVCVGQIAGSFGVRGDVRLKSFCAQPEAIAAYAPLVTDDGRTFDVTLNGAIKNGFSARLSGVAKKEEGDALKGVRLYAPRERLPDPDDDEFYHADLIGLDVVDTGGTIVGKVKAVIEQGAGDLLEIAANGQTEPVLLPFTQAFVPTVDLAGGRLVIDPPEGIFS
- the atpA gene encoding F0F1 ATP synthase subunit alpha → MGIQASEISSILKDQIKNFGQEAEVAEVGRVLSVGDGIARVYGLDNVQAGEMVEFPGGIQGMALNLETDNVGVVIFGTDRDIKEGDTVKRTNAIVDVGVGDDMLGRVVDGLGNPIDGKGEINYAERRVADVKAPGIMPRKSVHEPMATGLKAIDAMIPIGRGQRELIIGDRQTGKTAVALDAILNQKSYNDAAGDDESKKLYCIYVAIGQKRSTVAQLVKKLEETGAIEYTTIVSATASEPAPMQYLAPYTATAMAEYYRDNGRHALIIYDDLSKQAVAYRQMSLLLRRPPGREAYPGDVFYLHSRLLERSAKLNEDNGSGSLTALPIIETQGGDVSAFIPTNVISITDGQIFLETDLFYQGIRPAVNTGLSVSRVGSSAQTKAMASVAGPVKLSLAQYREMAAFAQFGSDLDAATQRQLNRGKRLTELMKQKQYSPLSNAEIVCIIFAGTSGYLDDVAVSDVQRWEDGLISFLHAKHQDTIDWITNEDPKIKGDAADRLKKVLDEYSADFS
- a CDS encoding F0F1 ATP synthase subunit epsilon, producing MADMMQFDLVSPERRVASYKASAVSIPGTEGNMTAMPNHAPLITTLRPGVLHVEGEKGAEEYIVTGGFAQITPEGISVLAEESYHRNEMSQEILDRMLETAAERQRKAVEASHNEPGPADDAAKLMADMVAMGTHIGLSPKQSNL
- a CDS encoding H-type lectin domain-containing protein, with translation MSESLSYISIDQGREQLFSHFDTDGEMWTGSGPRQVSTRITFNNAFAGPPAVNVSISMWDVGRSANLRAEILAQNISSDGFDMVFRTWGDSQIARIGADWIAIGAAVDPTLWQVDGA
- a CDS encoding class I SAM-dependent methyltransferase, coding for MHLDVTDLRNFYYRSRLGRAAQSAIRDQVSRFWPDVTGDTLIGLGFAVPLLRPMMGQARRTIALMPGAQGVMAWPRGQDNISVLCEETLLPIQTGFADRLICLHGLETSETPGRLLQECYRILGPGGRALFIVPNRAGLWSRNDKTPFGFGRPYSLGQLEALLRDYDFNPQRHAAALYQPVSEQRFWLRSGPMIERWGRNITGRFAGGALMVEATKQVPARAGGLGIRVARPARATAPAGQPVPSRVIAG
- a CDS encoding division plane positioning ATPase MipZ — protein: MAHIIVVGNEKGGSGKSTTSMHVATALERMGHRVGALDLDLRQQSFGRYVENRIAHNKATGMELPIPEYRLLPELKAEDVPEGENIHDTRLSMAVAGLEDRVDFILIDCPGSHTRLSQVAHSLADTLITPLNDSFVDFDLLAKVDGQTNRILGPSVYSEMVWNARQLRARAGLPPIDWIVVRNRLGPQQMRNKKRMAEAVDNLAKRIGFRAAPGFSERVIFRELFPRGLTLLDLKDIGVGGLNLSNVAARQELRDLIKALKLPGVEVAF